Proteins found in one Pontibacter sp. SGAir0037 genomic segment:
- a CDS encoding aminopeptidase P family protein, with amino-acid sequence MFDKEVYIKRREQLRKQVGNGIILLLGNEESSMNYKDNWYPFRQDSSFLYFFGLDRPGLAAVIDSDSGNELVFGDEATVDDIVWNGTQVSLKEEAFKTGVSTVQPYSSLPVFLERVVASQQKVHYLPPYRPENLLKLSTWLQVAPRAVKENASVTLIKAIVAQRSIKSQLEVREIEKAVNITVAMQLKAIKAAQEGMTEAQVAAMVQEVAISENVQMAFSSILTVNGQTLHNHYSATVLQKGLMVLCDCGAESPMHYAGDLTRTFPVGNTFSQRQREVYEIVLSAYEGAASLLKPGILFKDVHTGACEKLVEGLKQIGLMRGDAKEAVEQGAHALFFPCGLGHMLGLDTHDMEDLGEEYVGYTESLKKSTQFGLKSLRLGRSLEPGFVLTVEPGLYFIPELIDRWSAEKKYADFINYDKVATYKDFGGIRIEEDYLINEEKGVVIGKPLPKTADAIEELRV; translated from the coding sequence ATGTTTGATAAAGAAGTTTATATAAAGCGGAGGGAGCAACTCCGGAAACAGGTTGGCAATGGAATTATTCTGCTCCTTGGCAACGAAGAAAGCAGCATGAACTATAAAGACAACTGGTACCCATTCCGCCAGGATAGTTCTTTTCTGTATTTCTTTGGACTTGACAGACCTGGTCTTGCGGCAGTAATTGATAGTGATAGTGGAAATGAATTAGTATTCGGAGACGAAGCAACAGTAGATGACATTGTCTGGAACGGAACACAGGTTTCTTTAAAAGAAGAAGCCTTTAAAACAGGTGTTTCAACTGTGCAGCCATATAGTTCTTTGCCTGTATTTTTAGAAAGAGTAGTGGCGAGTCAGCAAAAGGTGCACTATCTGCCGCCTTACAGGCCTGAGAATCTACTGAAGTTAAGTACCTGGCTACAAGTGGCACCACGTGCTGTTAAAGAAAATGCTTCAGTAACTCTTATTAAAGCGATAGTAGCGCAACGTTCCATTAAATCGCAACTAGAGGTACGTGAGATTGAAAAGGCGGTAAATATTACGGTTGCTATGCAGTTAAAAGCCATTAAAGCCGCGCAGGAAGGGATGACGGAGGCGCAGGTAGCGGCAATGGTGCAGGAGGTAGCCATCTCAGAAAATGTACAAATGGCTTTCTCTTCTATTTTAACCGTAAATGGGCAAACCCTGCATAACCACTACAGTGCTACTGTTTTGCAAAAAGGACTGATGGTATTGTGCGATTGTGGGGCTGAGTCGCCTATGCACTATGCAGGCGACCTTACCAGAACGTTTCCTGTAGGCAATACCTTTTCGCAGCGGCAACGCGAAGTATATGAGATCGTGTTAAGTGCCTATGAAGGCGCAGCAAGTTTGTTAAAGCCTGGTATATTATTCAAAGATGTGCATACAGGTGCCTGCGAGAAACTGGTAGAGGGACTTAAGCAGATAGGGCTGATGCGAGGCGATGCAAAGGAGGCAGTAGAGCAAGGTGCACATGCATTGTTCTTTCCCTGTGGCTTAGGGCATATGCTAGGACTGGATACACATGATATGGAAGACCTGGGAGAGGAGTATGTAGGATACACAGAATCCTTAAAAAAAAGCACACAATTTGGCCTTAAATCGTTGCGCCTGGGCCGTTCGCTTGAACCAGGATTTGTTTTAACAGTGGAACCAGGCTTGTACTTTATTCCGGAACTCATAGATAGGTGGTCTGCTGAGAAAAAGTATGCTGATTTTATCAACTATGATAAAGTTGCAACCTATAAAGATTTTGGAGGCATTCGCATAGAGGAAGATTACCTTATAAACGAGGAAAAAGGTGTTGTAATAGGTAAGCCGTTGCCTAAAACTGCTGATGCTATAGAAGAACTCAGAGTTTAA